The Osmerus mordax isolate fOsmMor3 chromosome 5, fOsmMor3.pri, whole genome shotgun sequence DNA window GTTGACAATGTGTCACGCTTCCTGCGGTATTTGCAGCCCAGGGGGGGTGAGCCAAATCTGGAATTCCTCAAGAAGAGCATAGACACGAGATTACTTGACAAGACTACGACTGACAGACATGAGCGCAGCCACCATTCTGAACTACATCCAGAACATGATACGGTTCGTAGTCTTCCTGAAGATAAAGCTGGGTCCGGGAAAGGAAGGCGCAGAGCTCCACTCCATGTGCCAAGCGTACAAGGAGCTGCTGCAGACACTGAGGAAGCTGGTTGTCAAGGCTCGTTTACATGAAGTGGTCACCATGAAGTAAGTGCTATTCATTCGCTATTGTCTTATTACCACTAATGTCTTTGTTGTTTACTACTGCAAtcctgagtgtggtgtgtttaatAACCCGTCCCCCGTTTTTTCTATTATCTTCTTAATCTAGAAACAATCGATTAACCAATGGCATGCGCAGCGTTGCAGATTGCCAGGAAATTCTGAAGATCGCAAAGGCAGACTTCCTTAACATCCTCAGGAAGTTAATGGATGAATCTCATGTCTTTGACAGTGAAAAGACGTCATTCCGCTATTACTGTGAAGCGATCATGGTGTTTCGTCACTTTCAGCTCCCAGGAGCTGTGGAGGGCATGACTGTAAGTGCATCTAGTTTAACAGCTTGAAGGAGTTTGTCCCCTGAATACGCTGTAATGGTTATTTAGAAATGCATTTAAATATTTCCGATGTTTTCCAGGTGAAAGAGTGGAAGAGTAGAAAGCAtattggtggcagggctgtgattTGCATCCGCCAACACAGATCAAAAACACAACAGATCGTCACACTTGCCTTGACACTGGAGGAGGAAGCTGTAAGTCCTTTAGCAGCCAACGTCGCTCGACTCCATGAAAGGTATGTTCCTACCTACATCCATGTGCTGATGAGTAAATGTTAACACTTTCTTGTATTTCACCCTATTATCTGACACATCACAATTAACTTTTCATGTCAAATGTTTTTACTCTAGCTACAAACTCCAACCTGCCACTAGTATTGAGGTCCGAAGGGCTGCTGAGCCACAGGCATCAGCAACATTTATGGAGAACCAAAAGGTATGGAATGCCGTTTGATAAAAAATGTCATATATAAATATGGCTGTGTAATAAACCGTGAAAAAAAAGAGTAGGCAATAAATATATAGATATAGCATCACATAAATATATAGCTGGAtccatttacataaatacatacatgtaggcctacttatttcagaatgacatttttcaaaatacatttatttattacatgggacttttatttcctattgccacatttatttctttgctgtatttatttccaatccTACATGCAATTGAGAGGGTcgtggttatcttcagaccaaagcAACTGCACTAGGTAATAGGCAGACCTTGTGGGGTACCTGGAGAAAAACAAGCTGTAGTGCAGATGTTGGTATTAGTGGTGTCAGAGATGGCATGCTGGCCTTagtgctctacagaacatagacATCGATGACCAAGTCTTAAATTGTTTGAGACTTATCGAGCACCGTGTTCGTGTGCAAGATGTGCAGGAAGTAACCTCTAGCCagaggcatattcatttttcaacccagcgcgttagcatgagcgaagtaggccaacttacggttttcaggtggtaggctacatcatattcgacgaactatgaaaaataaaccgttgtaggcagagtttgcattcaatgTACCGGGTGAACGTACGTTGAAtattttaatgaaatgctgccataccacagatttatttgccattttgactaataacaccgacaaagtaggctatggcagagtttgtagttcggcagccaattgtgctcgtgccaaTGCACAGATTAACGAAAACAGTAAcaacttttcttttaaattatatattttttgacttgctttatttgtcttaaataatatcacctacaatttctgtagaacatttatttaattcagcaatggtgacacaagcgggaaacagatctcacactgccataaaGCAGCACGActaaaaaaaatcttagtcgaccaacaGCATAttgaccagaaaatcgactagtcgactgagtggggacagccctaaatGTGATAGCTAGTTAGTCTTAACTAAATGCCAAGTCATCACTCGATATCCTGCCCTTGCACACGTTTACTTTAGCTATAGCCACCATATGTTCTTGGCTAACATTACACTACTGAAAACTGACCTCTCGGGGTGTGTTTTAAGATGCCTGATGAAGTTTGATGCTGTTGATCCTGCATCTCTTATTTTCGTGTGACACGTTTTGCATATTGAACTGCGCTTGTTCGTTCCTGTGCTTTGAATATCGGTAAAACCAAACAAAATGACAAAAGGAACATGTGGAGCTGCCATGCTTGCTTGTCCTATtccacgccctctctctcctctcgcttgCTCTAATTTTCTTCTTTCCTGCAAAATACTGACAGAAAGCTATAGGAATTTTCGAGGATTTCTGGAGGCCTATGTATTTTCTAATGACTCGTATTGTCCACGAGTCTTTACATCTAGAGTCCGAATGAAGTCTGAAGTCGCAATACGTCGAGTCAAGTCGCAAGTCAATGATAATGTGACTTAAGTGCGACTCGAATACGAGTCTCTAACTCGAGTCCCCatctattataagaatcacatccaaatcgaatgacatctGGTATCTTCtcccaagacaacaaaatctttctctgttgcaccgttccctactcggcttctacgtaagttcgcatgctgcactTTTTCAGGCAGGGATCAgtgcgctctgatgatttgcatgttaaacaaacaataatttttttttgtagtACATTGGTTATTATGCATTATCACTTACAATCaggcattttgtattatatcggcattcggtaacaacaggactggtgacacgagacttattattagtaatagcttattttatagcggctgtatctggaatgtccagcagctacattgagtcagatcgggaaaatgtttgtacatttatgtttgtgtAGTTGTCAATATCCCTTCTTacgtatgtatttctttcatatgatctcttaaaacagtgaggtaaaatatcacacaaaagggtttgatgaaaaacattgtaacatttatagatttttttattatttttttatttggatTATTAATTCATAGACTACACCACTAGTGGAGCTCAATTTGGTGAAGATTTGTTGGCTACAGCAGTATAAGCTAATTGTTTTGAATATTATTATTTGCTGCTAAAAATGTAGCTGACATTGCACTGTTATTATATTCTTCAGCTACATAATAGATTGTTTTGTATTCTTTTGTGTTTTCATTGATTGAGGGGAAATACCGAAAATATAAGATATCATAACTAAAACTTATGATATTAGTATAAGGTGTAAGTTGTAAGAATGTTTTGACCTTCATTTAGAGGATGTTTTGAGCATGTTCTATTGCACAATGGTATTTTACCTGTACATGGTATCTAAGGATCTTAGCACTATCTGTAAAATGTCATACTGTTAATTAACCAGGCCAGTTGGCTAAACACTTACTCATATTTACAACAATGGCCTGGGTGAAATTAGGATTCATTTAAATACTTAAAATCGATATGCTGTAGTGATATGTCATTATGGTTGAGACTTGTGACATGACTCAGACTCGTGGTCAGAGACTCCATACTTGACTCAGACTCTGATAAAAGGACTTGTCAACATCTCTTTCTCTAGCACAGGTGCGGGACGCCCTATACAAAAAAGATTTGATTCGATTAATTTGTATAGTACATAATAAAGAAATGCGATGGACATAAATGTGTTGTGGCCCCTACTCCACTTCCACTACTGTGGAATAAACTGCCAATTTCATCCCCCACCACCGTGACATTTAAGTCTCgtcttaaaacatatttttattatttggcTTTCAAGTCAGTTTAGGGTCACTCGTGCTcactgtaattgtgttgtttgtctgttgttccTACTTATTGTTGTTTTGCCTTATGTGATGACTTTGGtcggcattggctgtttttaaatgtgctctatAAATGAACTGACTTGACTTGACTTGTGGGTTTGTtagaaacaaaatacaaatcTATGTATTTTAGACGCATAACAAAGTTACCTGGATGCTCAATCACATCAATTCCACTCCTTCAGTATTGTGTTGTGGGTTGAATATTACCACTTGTATACTCTTCCTTTGCCTCAGTGTTCGCATTTAAGCGTATTGTGTTTATATAGTCTGGGTTAAGTGATCTAAGTATTCCTTGGTAATGTAGTGTCATAAAGGGCTGTGATGTCATGGTTAATATGGATATCGCCTCGAGAAACCCAAATATGTGACAGGTACACTGGTATCGTCTACGGTGTGCCCAGGGTAACCAGTTATTTTAGATCAAACCAAAATGTTGCCTGGACGCCAAGGTAGTTGATAAATACAAAAATGGAAGAAGAAGTAGGTCTAATCCACATATGTCAAACTAAAGGCCCGCAGGCCACATAAAATGAGGTGGCGGGCCACATTTGGGAGCTTAAATGGTCTATTGAAAAAAGTCTACTCTGCTTTACAGCGTGCATTGACCATAAACTACATCTCTCACAATGCATTTCGATTAGGCTATGTTACGGCAGAGTGACGACATACGGCCTCTAGAAATCAGTGTTCAATGCAAAGTTCCAAGTTTAACTGTGGGTGAAggcgagcatggtttgaatgaAAGCACTCCAATGCAGCCGGTTCTGCAAACGTACCCCATGTGCATTTTCACCCAAGGTCCTTGGGCATTCAACCCAAGTTGGTATCGCTCTCGAACTTGGTTAGAGTACTGAGCCAAGCGATATGCATGTTTGtgcttcccctgtcgacaatttggagccagaaatgataaagacatcaccttcactagacaaggttttaccaattggaaaacggcaatgtttattttacataaagctcaaaaagctATTTTGCGCTCTTGTGAAGGGCAAAAAAAGTAACTTGCACGCTATGCACGCTAGCATTAACTGTGGAAGTCCCTAtttagcatcacatcaaactcaGAATACGTCCTAGGTTTCGGATAATCCCAGAATGTTTACAACACctggctccgcgcctgattaacaccCGGATTGATAAACTAAACAATTGTatcaatataataaacaatacgatccctttccgtgatcatgataccccccagaaatgttcactgcacccccagtcaaagcaggctgcatccagcCCTGGATGGAAGGCAGTTTCAAGAGAGATGGGAAAGCGAATACATGTTTGTGCTTCAAGGAGAAAAAACGGTATGTATTTTGTGTTAAATGAGGCGATGTCGATCGTTAAAGAGTACAATCTCCATTGGCATTTTGACACCAAACACAGATAATAATGCCACATGTATCCTCCAAGAAAAACTGCAGATTGTCCAAGAATTTAAAGGCGGACTGCAATCGCAGCAGAATATGTTCACAAAAGCTACAGCTAGAAACAATGTTTTTACATCGTAGTTACAACTGTCCCTTTGAGGGCAACCATAATGCTGAAGTGGCCCTCGGTTaaaatgagtttgacacccctggtcTAATCGGTGAGCTTGATCAGCTCGCATTGACGAGTAGTGGATTAACAATAATACTTGTGTTTTTGCTCTAGTGGGACTTCAATGTTCATCAATGTCTATGTTCTGTTCATTTTTTAATTGGTCCAGCTATATATGtatatgatgctatatttatatatgctATATTTATTGTCATTTCTTTCACGGTTTATTtgatagccatatttatttatgcatttacttacctatttatttatttaattttgaatCACACGGCATTCCATAAAAAGGAGGGTGTGGCACATCACATGGCCCATAACAGTTTTCTGGCCAACCAGCATTATCGAATGCGATTGCCAAAGGTTTTATTGGCCAGAGCTCTAATGCTGGAATCCTTGATTGAGTAAGCATCTTCATTTTACACAAAACAACACGTTAATTAAATCTCACAATTGTGTACCAAGTTGTCCTCATTTGTCTCATTTTATCCTTATTTTCCTTAATCTTTAAAGCACTTCAGAGACCTGCCCTCCACCAAGTAAGGACGAACAGCCTTCCGAGCCTACCGAAAAAGACTTTTCTAGCTTCATCACCACATTCCCAGTTTCCACAGAAGGCCAGCCACCAGGAAAAAGGAAGAGGGTCACTGCAGGGTTCCCAGAATCCTCCCAGTATCTCCAGAGACGGGAACATCTGCTGTGTAAGTACTCCAATCCATAATCCATAACTGTGATTACCAAATCAATACATTACTTACACATGGCAATTTATTTAGTGTGATAAATGACTAGCATGACTgatgttattttattatttctGTCAGCAAAATACATCCATCAGAAACCATCAGTCAGGAAATTGGATAGGCAGATTAAGAAGCAGGGGTGGACAGCCAACCATCCAACTCCAGAAGAGATCCGGCAGATGTGGAAACCAGCCTCCAAACTGTCCATTGAGGGTGATGCTCACACCTTCAAGAAAACAATTCAGCAGAATTGGAAAGGCCTGGTCATCCAAGACTTTGGTGGAGAGAAAGGGTTAAGTAAGAAAACCTTTCATTTTTCTTGTAAGGGGATGAATATGAACACTTAAATTATCCTTTTATCATGTTGGGCTCCACCCATAAGAAAAACTTATTGAAATGTTTGCCAACTGTAATATCTATTAAAATATTTTTATCTAACTCAAAATGTTATCTTCTCTTTATTACAGGAGTGGTTACAACTAAGCCTTTTGCCGAAGGTGCAATTGTCTGTGATTACCATGGAATCATCACCACAGCTGCTGAAGGGAGACAAATGATGAGCCACAACTCAGAAGAAGACATGCGTGGCCTGTTTTTCTTCAGAGCTGGGCAGATGGAACTCTGCATTGATGGCCACAGTCCATGTGAGTGTCACGGAGCCGACACTTTTGGAAGAAGGATCAAGCATTCTTCCAAAAAGAGCAACCTGAAGCCACTTCACTGCGTCTTCAACACAGGAGAAGGTGAAAAGCAAGCCATCCTCTTCAAGGCTGTGAAGGACATTGACACAAACACTGAACTTTCTTTTGACCACGGTGCCAAGAGGAAGTTCTTCCGAGGAGAGGGCCTGGACCTGAAATGGCTGGATGAGTAGAATAGTCATGTCGATGACAGGACTTAACATCTTGTTGTTACAACATCAACAGTCCCAGTGTGTATCCCAGTACTGGATACCTGCTGGAACTAACAATGCATGTACATGTATGTAAATAGTTGTTAATTGCATTCATTTTTTAACTCTTAAAAAAAGTGTGCATTCAttattttgtaaatgttttattaaaaaagacacatgcacacttatGTTAATAGTTGCATGATTGAATACATTTTGTACTCCTATATTTCTTTCTTGGTTTTATTTTGATGTTGTGAATTATTGCTTTTGAAAATTCAATTTAAAATGACCCCAGCTTGAGCATGTGAGTAGGTCTTACCTGTACACCAGGCCCAGctgaacacaaaaaaacaacaagggCAATAAACACATGTTCACTCTCATTGAGAACATGTCAGCTCAAAAGGGTCAATTAGGCCCCCAGACTCTCAGCTCACATTGCCctgacacacacttccaggagtgAAGGGAAAATACTTGTAGAGGCTTATGTCGATAGTTTTTTGGTCTATTTTTGATGCAGTTGTGTTTTATAGGTGAGACTCAACAATAACAAATGAACTTCAGTTCATTTTACTTTCTGGCAGGGTCACAGACAAAGGTCAAATCTAGCACAAAGGCCCCTACCTTAAATAGACTACCAACGTGATATCATAACCGGTCTAGGAATTTgtacattaaagatcctgtaaagtggacctgaaaactAAGGGTGCTTTCACACCTATTAATCCGTTTGCTTGGTCCGAATCAGTGGATGAGTTGCTACTTTGTTGCATTTTTCATTAGTTCCGGTTAGTGTTCACACGGTCCTGTTTTAAGCGAACCAACGTGTGTAAAAAAACAATGACATACTGTCGTACAGGTTGTTAATCTATTGGACAGAAAATGTGTGAGGGAAAATCACTTTCTTGTCACGAACAACAATGGAGCAACAGTAGCGTATTGCGATTGCAATACTATCTTTAATTGTTATGATTTGGTGTTGCACGACCAAGTTTTTTGGGTTGCTCGTTGGTCTTTTACTCAGGATTATATCCAGGTTATCAAACCATAGGAATTATTTTTTCGACGAGCTACCACTTTTAGCTGTCAACGTTTTTTAACTTTGAACCAACATTGGTCCACCGTGCAACAATGACCCTTTATTTCAGTATATCACTAAATAATTTTAATTCCTCACTCTTATGTGTCTCCACAGGTATCTCTGCAATATGGTCATCAGCCCATATTTGCCGAAGAGCCTTCACTTCATCATTCCTCCACGTTTTCCCTAAAGTAATTTCGCTGTTAATGAGTGGCACGGCTGTCTCCGCCAAGTGTAAATTCCCTTTTTCAACCCACAATGCACTACATTTTGGTTTGCTTCGTGGAATAGATCAATATTAAGTGCGATTACGTTCAGACCTAAAGCGAACTGAACCATGGTTCACTTGGAACCGGACCGAGTCCCGTCTTTTTAGGGGGACCATGGTTCGGTTGTTTGGTCCGCACCAGAGTTCGAATGCGTGTTCTCACCTCTCCAAACGAACCGGACTATCAGAGGAAACGAACCATGGTCTGATTGAAACGGACCAAACATGTCAGGTGTGAAAGCACCCTAATTTTAAgtttgccacaccacagaataatgtgttattaactacccatccaaattcgaatgaaaaaataacaccgacaagtatgttaaattaggctttgaaatcgtgaaaaatcagcagtcttctctgcttgagactggggggggcgtgtcgcctgaaggagctgaagctccgcccctcgctgcctagctacgacccagataatggacgctacgtcaagccgaacaaaaccgtatagaattacaatgtatttgttcaatgagtgaaacatacatgcatataaatgaaatgttcccctgagctgtaacagtaaaaaatggacaccagacagtg harbors:
- the LOC136943376 gene encoding uncharacterized protein, giving the protein MAHNSFLANQHYRMRLPKVLLARALMLESLIDTSETCPPPSKDEQPSEPTEKDFSSFITTFPVSTEGQPPGKRKRVTAGFPESSQYLQRREHLLSKYIHQKPSVRKLDRQIKKQGWTANHPTPEEIRQMWKPASKLSIEGDAHTFKKTIQQNWKGLVIQDFGGEKGLRVVTTKPFAEGAIVCDYHGIITTAAEGRQMMSHNSEEDMRGLFFFRAGQMELCIDGHSPCECHGADTFGRRIKHSSKKSNLKPLHCVFNTGEGEKQAILFKAVKDIDTNTELSFDHGAKRKFFRGEGLDLKWLDE